One window of the Chanodichthys erythropterus isolate Z2021 chromosome 2, ASM2448905v1, whole genome shotgun sequence genome contains the following:
- the isoc2 gene encoding isochorismatase domain-containing protein 2, translating to MAGIGRLSTKGSVLLLCDIQEKFRPTVFQFTNIVSNAARLLQACRILNIPQILTEQYPKGLGPTVPELGAEGLKPHTKTSFSMLTESVESSLKSLGDPQQVILCGIEAQACIACTTYDLLERGMEVHIVADAVSSRSQTDRLFALSRLKQSGAFLTTTEGVLLQLVQDAKHPNFKEIQKLLAHPSPDTGLLAFFSSL from the exons A TGGCAGGAATTGGCAGGCTGTCCACCAAAGGCTCAGTGCTGTTACTGTGTGACATTCAGGAGAAGTTCAGACCCACTGTTTTCCAGTTCACAAACATCGTGAGCAATGCCGCAAGGTTGCTACAG GCATGTCGAATCCTGAACATCCCTCAGATTTTAACCGAGCAGTACCCTAAAGGTCTGGGCCCCACTGTTCCTGAGCTGGGGGCCGAGGGCTTGAAGCCTCACACAAAGACCAGTTTCTCCATGCTGACGGAGAGTGTCGAGAGCTCACTCAAGAGCCTGGGAGACCCTCAGCAAGTCATACTATGTGGCATTGAGGCTCAAGCATGCATCGCG TGTACAACCTATGATCTCCTGGAGCGAGGCATGGAGGTCCATATTGTGGCAGATGCTGTCTCCTCTCGAAG TCAGACAGATCGTCTTTTTGCACTGTCACGACTGAAGCAGAGTGGAGCGTTTCTCACCACTACAGAGGGAGTTTTATTACAACTAGTGCAGGATGCCAAGCACCCCAACTTTAAAGAG ATCCAGAAACTCTTGGCTCACCCCTCCCCTGATACAGGCCTGCTGGCCTTCTTCAGCTCTCTATAG
- the u2af2a gene encoding U2 small nuclear RNA auxiliary factor 2a isoform X3, with protein sequence MSDFDEFERQLTENKQADRDKENKHHRRSGSRSRSRDRDRKRRSRDRDRERRGSRERHGDSKDRRHRRSRSPHREKKKIKVKKYWDVPPPGFEHITPMQYKAMQAAGQIPATALLPTMTPEGLAVTPTPVPVVGSQMTRQARRLYVGNIPFGITEESMMDFFNAQMRLGGLTQAPGNPVLAVQINQDKNFAFLEFRSVDETTQAMAFDGIIFQGQSLKIRRPHDYQPLPGMSENPSVYVPGVVSTVVPDSAHKLFIGGLPNYLNDDQVKELLTSFGPLKAFNLVKDSATGLSKGYAFCEYVDVNISDQAHCSLSQAIAGLNGMQLGDKKLLVQRASVGSKNTTLTGINQTPVTLQVPGLMNSSMTQMGGIPTEVLCLMNMVAPEELLDDEEYEEIVEDVRDECSKYGQVKSIEIPRPVDGLEVPGTGKIFVEFMSVFDSQKAMQGLTGRKFANRVVVTKYCDPDAYHRRDFW encoded by the exons ATGTCAGATTTTGACGAGTTTGAGAGACAGCTAACCGAAAACAAGCAAG CGGACCGAGACAAGGAGAACAAGCACCACCGGCGCAGTGGTTCGAGAAGTCGTAGTAGAGACCGGGACAGGAAGAGAAGGAGCCGGGACCGAGACAGAGAAAGGAGAGGAAGCCGAGAACGTCATGGAGATAGCAAGGACCGCAGACACAGACGCAG TCGCTCTCCACACCGCGAGAAGAAAAAGATTAAAGTGAAAAAATATTGGGATGTTCCTCCTCCTGGATTTGAACACATCACACCCATGCAGTACAAAGCCATGCAGG CTGCTGGTCAGATCCCGGCCACTGCTCTGCTGCCCACAATGACCCCTGAGGGTCTGGCTGTGACCCCAACACCTGTTCCTGTCGTGGGCAGTCAGATGACTCGACAGGCCCGGCGACTCTACGTAGGCAACATCCCATTTGGCATCACAGAG gaGTCTATGATGGACTTCTTCAATGCTCAGATGCGTTTGGGTGGCCTGACACAGGCCCCAGGAAACCCAGTCCTTGCTGTTCAGATCAACCAGGACAAGAATTTTGCCTTTCTAGAG TTCCGCTCGGTGGATGAGACGACACAGGCCATGGCATTTGATGGCATCATTTTCCAGGGACAGAGTTTGAAGATTCGCCGACCACACGACTACCAGCCTCTGCCCGGCATGAGTGAGAATCCCAGTGTCTATGTCCCAG GTGTTGTTTCCACTGTGGTGCCTGATTCGGCCCATAAACTCTTTATTGGCGGTCTGCCAAATTACCTCAACGATGACCAG GTCAAAGAATTGCTGACATCGTTTGGTCCTTTAAAGGCCTTTAATTTGGTCAAAGACAGCGCTACAGGCCTCTCTAAGGGCTATGCCTTCTGTGAATATGTTGACGTCAATATCAGTGACCAG GCACACTGTTCACTATCACAGGCCATCGCGGGGCTAAACGGGATGCAGCTGGGGGACAAGAAACTCCTGGTCCAGAGAGCAAGCGTCGGCTCCAAGAACACCACACTG ACGGGTATAAACCAGACCCCAGTTACCCTTCAAGTTCCAGGTCTCATGAACAGCTCGATGACTCAGATGGGCGGCATTCCCACAGAAGTATTGTGTCTGATGAACATGGTGGCCCCAGAGGAGCTACTGGATGATGAAGAGTATGAGGAGATCGTGGAAGATGTCAGAGACGAGTGCTCTAAATACGGTCAAGTCAAGAGCATCGAGATTCCACGCCCTGTAGACGGCCTGGAAGTTCCTGGCACTGGAAAG ATCTTTGTGGAATTTATGTCAGTGTTTGACTCTCAGAAGGCAATGCAAGGCTTAACAGGAAGGAAATTTGCCAACAGAGTGGTGGTGACTAAATACTGCGACCCTGATGCCTATCACCGCCGCGACTTCTGGTAG
- the u2af2a gene encoding U2 small nuclear RNA auxiliary factor 2a isoform X4: MSDFDEFERQLTENKQADRDKENKHHRRSGSRSRSRDRDRKRRSRDRDRERRGSRERHGDSKDRRHRRSRSPHREKKKIKVKKYWDVPPPGFEHITPMQYKAMQAAGQIPATALLPTMTPEGLAVTPTPVPVVGSQMTRQARRLYVGNIPFGITEESMMDFFNAQMRLGGLTQAPGNPVLAVQINQDKNFAFLEFRSVDETTQAMAFDGIIFQGQSLKIRRPHDYQPLPGMSENPSVYVPGVVSTVVPDSAHKLFIGGLPNYLNDDQVKELLTSFGPLKAFNLVKDSATGLSKGYAFCEYVDVNISDQAIAGLNGMQLGDKKLLVQRASVGSKNTTLTGINQTPVTLQVPGLMNSSMTQMGGIPTEVLCLMNMVAPEELLDDEEYEEIVEDVRDECSKYGQVKSIEIPRPVDGLEVPGTGKIFVEFMSVFDSQKAMQGLTGRKFANRVVVTKYCDPDAYHRRDFW, from the exons ATGTCAGATTTTGACGAGTTTGAGAGACAGCTAACCGAAAACAAGCAAG CGGACCGAGACAAGGAGAACAAGCACCACCGGCGCAGTGGTTCGAGAAGTCGTAGTAGAGACCGGGACAGGAAGAGAAGGAGCCGGGACCGAGACAGAGAAAGGAGAGGAAGCCGAGAACGTCATGGAGATAGCAAGGACCGCAGACACAGACGCAG TCGCTCTCCACACCGCGAGAAGAAAAAGATTAAAGTGAAAAAATATTGGGATGTTCCTCCTCCTGGATTTGAACACATCACACCCATGCAGTACAAAGCCATGCAGG CTGCTGGTCAGATCCCGGCCACTGCTCTGCTGCCCACAATGACCCCTGAGGGTCTGGCTGTGACCCCAACACCTGTTCCTGTCGTGGGCAGTCAGATGACTCGACAGGCCCGGCGACTCTACGTAGGCAACATCCCATTTGGCATCACAGAG gaGTCTATGATGGACTTCTTCAATGCTCAGATGCGTTTGGGTGGCCTGACACAGGCCCCAGGAAACCCAGTCCTTGCTGTTCAGATCAACCAGGACAAGAATTTTGCCTTTCTAGAG TTCCGCTCGGTGGATGAGACGACACAGGCCATGGCATTTGATGGCATCATTTTCCAGGGACAGAGTTTGAAGATTCGCCGACCACACGACTACCAGCCTCTGCCCGGCATGAGTGAGAATCCCAGTGTCTATGTCCCAG GTGTTGTTTCCACTGTGGTGCCTGATTCGGCCCATAAACTCTTTATTGGCGGTCTGCCAAATTACCTCAACGATGACCAG GTCAAAGAATTGCTGACATCGTTTGGTCCTTTAAAGGCCTTTAATTTGGTCAAAGACAGCGCTACAGGCCTCTCTAAGGGCTATGCCTTCTGTGAATATGTTGACGTCAATATCAGTGACCAG GCCATCGCGGGGCTAAACGGGATGCAGCTGGGGGACAAGAAACTCCTGGTCCAGAGAGCAAGCGTCGGCTCCAAGAACACCACACTG ACGGGTATAAACCAGACCCCAGTTACCCTTCAAGTTCCAGGTCTCATGAACAGCTCGATGACTCAGATGGGCGGCATTCCCACAGAAGTATTGTGTCTGATGAACATGGTGGCCCCAGAGGAGCTACTGGATGATGAAGAGTATGAGGAGATCGTGGAAGATGTCAGAGACGAGTGCTCTAAATACGGTCAAGTCAAGAGCATCGAGATTCCACGCCCTGTAGACGGCCTGGAAGTTCCTGGCACTGGAAAG ATCTTTGTGGAATTTATGTCAGTGTTTGACTCTCAGAAGGCAATGCAAGGCTTAACAGGAAGGAAATTTGCCAACAGAGTGGTGGTGACTAAATACTGCGACCCTGATGCCTATCACCGCCGCGACTTCTGGTAG
- the u2af2a gene encoding U2 small nuclear RNA auxiliary factor 2a isoform X2, with protein MSDFDEFERQLTENKQADRDKENKHHRRSGSRSRSRDRDRKRRSRDRDRERRGSRERHGDSKDRRHRRSRSPHREKKKIKVKKYWDVPPPGFEHITPMQYKAMQAAGQIPATALLPTMTPEGLAVTPTPVPVVGSQMTRQARRLYVGNIPFGITEESMMDFFNAQMRLGGLTQAPGNPVLAVQINQDKNFAFLEFRSVDETTQAMAFDGIIFQGQSLKIRRPHDYQPLPGMSENPSVYVPGTSLFSSPNSCVVSTVVPDSAHKLFIGGLPNYLNDDQVKELLTSFGPLKAFNLVKDSATGLSKGYAFCEYVDVNISDQAIAGLNGMQLGDKKLLVQRASVGSKNTTLTGINQTPVTLQVPGLMNSSMTQMGGIPTEVLCLMNMVAPEELLDDEEYEEIVEDVRDECSKYGQVKSIEIPRPVDGLEVPGTGKIFVEFMSVFDSQKAMQGLTGRKFANRVVVTKYCDPDAYHRRDFW; from the exons ATGTCAGATTTTGACGAGTTTGAGAGACAGCTAACCGAAAACAAGCAAG CGGACCGAGACAAGGAGAACAAGCACCACCGGCGCAGTGGTTCGAGAAGTCGTAGTAGAGACCGGGACAGGAAGAGAAGGAGCCGGGACCGAGACAGAGAAAGGAGAGGAAGCCGAGAACGTCATGGAGATAGCAAGGACCGCAGACACAGACGCAG TCGCTCTCCACACCGCGAGAAGAAAAAGATTAAAGTGAAAAAATATTGGGATGTTCCTCCTCCTGGATTTGAACACATCACACCCATGCAGTACAAAGCCATGCAGG CTGCTGGTCAGATCCCGGCCACTGCTCTGCTGCCCACAATGACCCCTGAGGGTCTGGCTGTGACCCCAACACCTGTTCCTGTCGTGGGCAGTCAGATGACTCGACAGGCCCGGCGACTCTACGTAGGCAACATCCCATTTGGCATCACAGAG gaGTCTATGATGGACTTCTTCAATGCTCAGATGCGTTTGGGTGGCCTGACACAGGCCCCAGGAAACCCAGTCCTTGCTGTTCAGATCAACCAGGACAAGAATTTTGCCTTTCTAGAG TTCCGCTCGGTGGATGAGACGACACAGGCCATGGCATTTGATGGCATCATTTTCCAGGGACAGAGTTTGAAGATTCGCCGACCACACGACTACCAGCCTCTGCCCGGCATGAGTGAGAATCCCAGTGTCTATGTCCCAGGCACGTCACTCTTTAGCTCCCCCAATTCTT GTGTTGTTTCCACTGTGGTGCCTGATTCGGCCCATAAACTCTTTATTGGCGGTCTGCCAAATTACCTCAACGATGACCAG GTCAAAGAATTGCTGACATCGTTTGGTCCTTTAAAGGCCTTTAATTTGGTCAAAGACAGCGCTACAGGCCTCTCTAAGGGCTATGCCTTCTGTGAATATGTTGACGTCAATATCAGTGACCAG GCCATCGCGGGGCTAAACGGGATGCAGCTGGGGGACAAGAAACTCCTGGTCCAGAGAGCAAGCGTCGGCTCCAAGAACACCACACTG ACGGGTATAAACCAGACCCCAGTTACCCTTCAAGTTCCAGGTCTCATGAACAGCTCGATGACTCAGATGGGCGGCATTCCCACAGAAGTATTGTGTCTGATGAACATGGTGGCCCCAGAGGAGCTACTGGATGATGAAGAGTATGAGGAGATCGTGGAAGATGTCAGAGACGAGTGCTCTAAATACGGTCAAGTCAAGAGCATCGAGATTCCACGCCCTGTAGACGGCCTGGAAGTTCCTGGCACTGGAAAG ATCTTTGTGGAATTTATGTCAGTGTTTGACTCTCAGAAGGCAATGCAAGGCTTAACAGGAAGGAAATTTGCCAACAGAGTGGTGGTGACTAAATACTGCGACCCTGATGCCTATCACCGCCGCGACTTCTGGTAG
- the u2af2a gene encoding U2 small nuclear RNA auxiliary factor 2a isoform X1 yields MSDFDEFERQLTENKQADRDKENKHHRRSGSRSRSRDRDRKRRSRDRDRERRGSRERHGDSKDRRHRRSRSPHREKKKIKVKKYWDVPPPGFEHITPMQYKAMQAAGQIPATALLPTMTPEGLAVTPTPVPVVGSQMTRQARRLYVGNIPFGITEESMMDFFNAQMRLGGLTQAPGNPVLAVQINQDKNFAFLEFRSVDETTQAMAFDGIIFQGQSLKIRRPHDYQPLPGMSENPSVYVPGTSLFSSPNSCVVSTVVPDSAHKLFIGGLPNYLNDDQVKELLTSFGPLKAFNLVKDSATGLSKGYAFCEYVDVNISDQAHCSLSQAIAGLNGMQLGDKKLLVQRASVGSKNTTLTGINQTPVTLQVPGLMNSSMTQMGGIPTEVLCLMNMVAPEELLDDEEYEEIVEDVRDECSKYGQVKSIEIPRPVDGLEVPGTGKIFVEFMSVFDSQKAMQGLTGRKFANRVVVTKYCDPDAYHRRDFW; encoded by the exons ATGTCAGATTTTGACGAGTTTGAGAGACAGCTAACCGAAAACAAGCAAG CGGACCGAGACAAGGAGAACAAGCACCACCGGCGCAGTGGTTCGAGAAGTCGTAGTAGAGACCGGGACAGGAAGAGAAGGAGCCGGGACCGAGACAGAGAAAGGAGAGGAAGCCGAGAACGTCATGGAGATAGCAAGGACCGCAGACACAGACGCAG TCGCTCTCCACACCGCGAGAAGAAAAAGATTAAAGTGAAAAAATATTGGGATGTTCCTCCTCCTGGATTTGAACACATCACACCCATGCAGTACAAAGCCATGCAGG CTGCTGGTCAGATCCCGGCCACTGCTCTGCTGCCCACAATGACCCCTGAGGGTCTGGCTGTGACCCCAACACCTGTTCCTGTCGTGGGCAGTCAGATGACTCGACAGGCCCGGCGACTCTACGTAGGCAACATCCCATTTGGCATCACAGAG gaGTCTATGATGGACTTCTTCAATGCTCAGATGCGTTTGGGTGGCCTGACACAGGCCCCAGGAAACCCAGTCCTTGCTGTTCAGATCAACCAGGACAAGAATTTTGCCTTTCTAGAG TTCCGCTCGGTGGATGAGACGACACAGGCCATGGCATTTGATGGCATCATTTTCCAGGGACAGAGTTTGAAGATTCGCCGACCACACGACTACCAGCCTCTGCCCGGCATGAGTGAGAATCCCAGTGTCTATGTCCCAGGCACGTCACTCTTTAGCTCCCCCAATTCTT GTGTTGTTTCCACTGTGGTGCCTGATTCGGCCCATAAACTCTTTATTGGCGGTCTGCCAAATTACCTCAACGATGACCAG GTCAAAGAATTGCTGACATCGTTTGGTCCTTTAAAGGCCTTTAATTTGGTCAAAGACAGCGCTACAGGCCTCTCTAAGGGCTATGCCTTCTGTGAATATGTTGACGTCAATATCAGTGACCAG GCACACTGTTCACTATCACAGGCCATCGCGGGGCTAAACGGGATGCAGCTGGGGGACAAGAAACTCCTGGTCCAGAGAGCAAGCGTCGGCTCCAAGAACACCACACTG ACGGGTATAAACCAGACCCCAGTTACCCTTCAAGTTCCAGGTCTCATGAACAGCTCGATGACTCAGATGGGCGGCATTCCCACAGAAGTATTGTGTCTGATGAACATGGTGGCCCCAGAGGAGCTACTGGATGATGAAGAGTATGAGGAGATCGTGGAAGATGTCAGAGACGAGTGCTCTAAATACGGTCAAGTCAAGAGCATCGAGATTCCACGCCCTGTAGACGGCCTGGAAGTTCCTGGCACTGGAAAG ATCTTTGTGGAATTTATGTCAGTGTTTGACTCTCAGAAGGCAATGCAAGGCTTAACAGGAAGGAAATTTGCCAACAGAGTGGTGGTGACTAAATACTGCGACCCTGATGCCTATCACCGCCGCGACTTCTGGTAG